The Panicum virgatum strain AP13 chromosome 5K, P.virgatum_v5, whole genome shotgun sequence genome has a window encoding:
- the LOC120706854 gene encoding uncharacterized protein LOC120706854 isoform X2 — protein sequence MAPASVALHAPTTSSPFPAGAGERSRPQWGRPPAYQAPLPPVATRVVPRRLLLPAAAGIWDFISGGAGGAAAASLAVRRGMQLFRQGDVAGSLAEFDKAIEMDPRQKQYLWQRGLSLYYLDRFEEGAEQFRLDVAANPNDTEESIWCFLCEAQLYGIEEARKRFLEVGLDSRPVMREAYTLFKDGGDPEKLVANFSSRSDGEVFYSSLYAGLYHESQKDAERAKSHIVAACKSPYGSRSGDYMASLAFVHCQCRNWDLE from the exons ATGGCACCCGCATCCGTGGCTCTCCACGCTCCAACGACCTCCTCCCCtttccccgccggcgccggagagcgCAGCCGGCCCCAGTGGGGTCGTCCACCTGCTTACCAGGCACCGCTTCCCCCGGTTGCCACGCGTGTGGTGCCGCGCCGGCTCCTACTTCCAGCGGCTGCCGGCATTTGGGACTTCATCTCCGGCGGAGCGGGTGGGGCGGCCGCCGCGTCCCTCGCCGTCCGGCGAGGTATGCAGCTCTTCCGCCAG GGAGATGTGGCTGGGTCATTGGCAGAATTCGACAAGGCAATCGAGATGGATCCACGGCAGAAGCAAT ATCTTTGGCAAAGGGGTCTGTCGTTGTACTACCTCGACAG GTTCGAAGAAGGTGCAGAGCAGTTCAGACTAGACGTTGCAGCTAATCCGAACGACACTGAGGAGTCCATATGGTGCTTTCTGTGTGAGGCTCAGCTGTACGGAATCGAGGAAGCAAGGAAAAGATTCTTGGAG GTTGGTTTGGACTCGAGACCTGTAATGCGGGAAGCGTACACGCTGTTTAAAGATGGTGGAGATCCAGAAAAG TTAGTAGCAAACTTTTCGAGTCGCTCTGATGGTGAGGTCTTTTATTCTTCATTATATGCTGGACTTTACCATGAATCTCAG AAAGATGCGGAGAGGGCGAAATCTCACATCGTTGCAGCATGCAAGTCACCATACGGATCTAG GTCTGGCGATTACATGGCCTCGCTTGCGTTTGTGCACTGCCAGTGCCGCAACTGGGATCTAGAATGA
- the LOC120706854 gene encoding uncharacterized protein LOC120706854 isoform X3 — protein MAPASVALHAPTTSSPFPAGAGERSRPQWGRPPAYQAPLPPVATRVVPRRLLLPAAAGIWDFISGGAGGAAAASLAVRRGMQLFRQGDVAGSLAEFDKAIEMDPRQKQYLWQRGLSLYYLDRFEEGAEQFRLDVAANPNDTEESIWCFLCEAQLYGIEEARKRFLEVGLDSRPVMREAYTLFKDGGDPEKKDAERAKSHIVAACKSPYGSRSGDYMASLAFVHCQCRNWDLE, from the exons ATGGCACCCGCATCCGTGGCTCTCCACGCTCCAACGACCTCCTCCCCtttccccgccggcgccggagagcgCAGCCGGCCCCAGTGGGGTCGTCCACCTGCTTACCAGGCACCGCTTCCCCCGGTTGCCACGCGTGTGGTGCCGCGCCGGCTCCTACTTCCAGCGGCTGCCGGCATTTGGGACTTCATCTCCGGCGGAGCGGGTGGGGCGGCCGCCGCGTCCCTCGCCGTCCGGCGAGGTATGCAGCTCTTCCGCCAG GGAGATGTGGCTGGGTCATTGGCAGAATTCGACAAGGCAATCGAGATGGATCCACGGCAGAAGCAAT ATCTTTGGCAAAGGGGTCTGTCGTTGTACTACCTCGACAG GTTCGAAGAAGGTGCAGAGCAGTTCAGACTAGACGTTGCAGCTAATCCGAACGACACTGAGGAGTCCATATGGTGCTTTCTGTGTGAGGCTCAGCTGTACGGAATCGAGGAAGCAAGGAAAAGATTCTTGGAG GTTGGTTTGGACTCGAGACCTGTAATGCGGGAAGCGTACACGCTGTTTAAAGATGGTGGAGATCCAGAAAAG AAAGATGCGGAGAGGGCGAAATCTCACATCGTTGCAGCATGCAAGTCACCATACGGATCTAG GTCTGGCGATTACATGGCCTCGCTTGCGTTTGTGCACTGCCAGTGCCGCAACTGGGATCTAGAATGA
- the LOC120706854 gene encoding uncharacterized protein LOC120706854 isoform X1, whose product MAPASVALHAPTTSSPFPAGAGERSRPQWGRPPAYQAPLPPVATRVVPRRLLLPAAAGIWDFISGGAGGAAAASLAVRRGMQLFRQGDVAGSLAEFDKAIEMDPRQKQYLWQRGLSLYYLDRFEEGAEQFRLDVAANPNDTEESIWCFLCEAQLYGIEEARKRFLEVGLDSRPVMREAYTLFKDGGDPEKLVANFSSRSDGEVFYSSLYAGLYHESQELHLMLSRKMRRGRNLTSLQHASHHTDLGLAITWPRLRLCTASAATGI is encoded by the exons ATGGCACCCGCATCCGTGGCTCTCCACGCTCCAACGACCTCCTCCCCtttccccgccggcgccggagagcgCAGCCGGCCCCAGTGGGGTCGTCCACCTGCTTACCAGGCACCGCTTCCCCCGGTTGCCACGCGTGTGGTGCCGCGCCGGCTCCTACTTCCAGCGGCTGCCGGCATTTGGGACTTCATCTCCGGCGGAGCGGGTGGGGCGGCCGCCGCGTCCCTCGCCGTCCGGCGAGGTATGCAGCTCTTCCGCCAG GGAGATGTGGCTGGGTCATTGGCAGAATTCGACAAGGCAATCGAGATGGATCCACGGCAGAAGCAAT ATCTTTGGCAAAGGGGTCTGTCGTTGTACTACCTCGACAG GTTCGAAGAAGGTGCAGAGCAGTTCAGACTAGACGTTGCAGCTAATCCGAACGACACTGAGGAGTCCATATGGTGCTTTCTGTGTGAGGCTCAGCTGTACGGAATCGAGGAAGCAAGGAAAAGATTCTTGGAG GTTGGTTTGGACTCGAGACCTGTAATGCGGGAAGCGTACACGCTGTTTAAAGATGGTGGAGATCCAGAAAAG TTAGTAGCAAACTTTTCGAGTCGCTCTGATGGTGAGGTCTTTTATTCTTCATTATATGCTGGACTTTACCATGAATCTCAG GAGCTGCATTTGATGCTGAGCAGAAAGATGCGGAGAGGGCGAAATCTCACATCGTTGCAGCATGCAAGTCACCATACGGATCTAG GTCTGGCGATTACATGGCCTCGCTTGCGTTTGTGCACTGCCAGTGCCGCAACTGGGATCTAG